CACGCCTCTCAGACACTACACAGAAACAAGGCGTCTAAATATATCTTTGGAAGATTATTTGCTTTAAGAAGTAAATAACTCAAATTCTGGTTACGATAATTTCCAGTTCAACATTTTGTAAGGCAATTAAAAATGATGATTAGTAACTTTTggcaaatttatattatttatcttTTTTACAATATAGTGGGATGTTTTAATACTTAgggtatattttaatatttttttggggTTGCCTAACATAAAGTTTTGGTTATCAATATTcaatacacggtgtaacatgaggaaaccgaataatttttaccacgcatttctgaggtcaaaagaaggaaaaaatgtaatatgagtttaggtcaacttcggcaaaaaaaaaatttttctttttgttttgttttttaaattttttgaatgtatttgtacataaaaaataaatgttattggtaaacttgttacttaaaattgatttttaattttttttgcgtAAAACCTACTTATTgcagtgttacttgtcactttttgacatctatcaataaggatatttagactacgtcccataacagcaacatcaccatcaaaaaggccttttacactatgtagagtcagtccatgaaaagtctgcagcggatttgatagcccatgcagtgcacgtgttattttaaacgtcaaacttctatgaaattatgacgtataaatgacacttgcactgcgtgggctatcaaatccgctgcagacttttgttggtctaactataacaataaaaacttgttttttttttttaattaatattatctctgaaactaggcgaatttcaaaaaagtttataggacatttttgtctctaaatatgatcaggaatacgctgttaaaattattcggtttcctcatgttacaccgtgtatacaaTAATAGTAGTAGAAAAAGAAACTAAGACCTACAATGAATAAAGGAGATAAATTGAGATaatagtagatataaaaacaacattgtttccatacttttggcctggggtgtaggtataatatttCGTTTTTATAAGCTATAAGAAATACCTCCTAATTTCATCACCTATCTGTTAAGGTACGGATACGATACCGCACGACCGAGCCATCCTGCGGGCACTCGAGTCAGAGTACGTCCCCAACAAGTCAGTGCGAGGGGACCCGCGGCACACAATATTTGTGGCACGACTACATCCCAGAACTACCCAGGTAATCATCCTTTTCGTTCACTTGTACCACCACCCACACAGTTAACTATCCAtcagtaaaccttattacaaaaggcataaggtccaccaatggacatttaagagtgttgctgtttgtacagaaATCCCCAAGACTCCTTGGGGCCTAGTCAAGATTTTAATCATTTATCGAAAAGAATTTCTAAAACCTAGAGACTCTTGTTTATGTTGAGTTGAACTTCTGGTTGTTTCAAAAGATGTACTTTTAATATTCTGTCATAATTTTCCAGGATACCCTCATATCTGAATTCTCTAACTGCGGGAAAATCCTACGCTGCCGTCTCGTCAAGGACATAGTGACCGGTAAATCCAAACAGTACGCCCTCATAGAGTTCGAACGTACCTCCGACGTCGACCGAGCTCTGCAGAAACACAAAGAATACATCGATAACACAGAAGTTATCGTAGAAAGAGAGGTGGGAAGAGTTATGAAAGGTTGGAAGCCTAGGAGACTGGGGGGAGGGTTTGGGGGGAATAAAAACTCTGGACAGCTCAGGTTCGGATGTagggataggcctttcaaaaggCCTATTAAAGTTGGAGAGGACAGGAGAGATTGAAGAGGATTTGGACCAAGAATAAGCGGACTCGCTCGTTTCTACCTCCTTAGGGGATTTCAATGGggttcttcaagaagcgggtattcagggttctcaagggtcggcaacgaaTAAGTGGCTTCTCCGATGTTACATGTCTCCATGAGCGAcggtgaccgcttcccatcaggcggctcgccAGCTCGTTTACTGAATCCTACAGAAAACAAATCCATAGGGTTATAAGACGACATGGATGTTTGCTTTCGTCTTTCAGGCGTAAATAGGGCGGCAATGTGGGAAAAATCCACGGGCATTTGCCCAAAAAGGGACTCGACGAAGAGACCGTGAGCATAGGCTTCCATTGGTCCCATTCGGTGATGAACCACAGGCCTCATAGTTGCGTCACCGTACGGCTTTTTATACTAAGTACGAAAGATCTACTAAAAAGGAAAACCTAGCTCTTAAGGTATCATTGCTGAACGGGTCACCCTGCATAATATCATTGTACATTATTGTACCTATCTAATAACTAACTGTATGGTTCGCAATAAACGATTCTAATCTCAAGGATTTTTTATTACCGTAATGGTTTTACGCCAACTATAGTCCAAACCAAAAGCACCCATCCCAATTATGGTCCGTGGGAATCGTAAATAGCCATCCATTTAGCCTCTAGAAACAGTACATGCCTGACGCACTGCACCATGCAGCGAGGCAGCCCCAACGCGCGACCACTCGCTTTCGATTTCGAGAGGTGGAATCTCGAAAATTAGCCCCTGTAATTGTTACTTTTAATCAATTAACTTGATTACCTACGACTATTCACCCATCTATCGATTATTTATCTATCTAACTTATTTCAGAAACCAAATGGGAGCAATCTAAACCTTAACGATCCAGTCGGCCGCGCaatttataaaatgtaaaatgcCAAACGGTTGCCAGAAATGTTGGGAAGAATTCAAAGGATGGCTAAAGGCTTTTACGCCCGTAGAAACATTTTTGACTATACTAGAAGCTTTACTATTAGTGGTACTTATAGTGTTTATGGTATTTTTAATTCTTC
Above is a window of Cydia splendana chromosome Z, ilCydSple1.2, whole genome shotgun sequence DNA encoding:
- the LOC134804377 gene encoding U11/U12 small nuclear ribonucleoprotein 35 kDa protein-like, with translation MSHQEDKFQRYATEYDPVKIGSIDGTDTIPHDRAILRALESEYVPNKSVRGDPRHTIFVARLHPRTTQDTLISEFSNCGKILRCRLVKDIVTGKSKQYALIEFERTSDVDRALQKHKEYIDNTEVIVEREVGRVMKGWKPRRLGGGFGGNKNSGQLRFGCRDRPFKRPIKVGEDRRD